In Persicimonas caeni, a single window of DNA contains:
- a CDS encoding potassium channel family protein, translating to MKTISTQLSHFLENKELRRNLPLLMKFIGLLVVVIIVFTVLFHFIMLYVEGEEHSWITGLYWTLTVMSTLGFGDITFQSDIGRAFSVVVLVTGIVMLLIVLPFAFIRFFYAPWLEAQIRTRAPRELPPDTRGHVIICARDAISPQLTEWLEREDIPYVLIEPDPTTASEWYIEGLSTLIGEIDSHQTYTNARANAARLVVANHDDIVNTNITLTVREVAPDVPIAAVSADENAVDILELSGVTHVLPLKRWLGEQLANRINAQRAGLHPLGEYGDLKIAELPVHNTPLAGKTIRETRLREETGVSIVGVWERGPLQSADPNRELTEASVPVVIGEEEQLEQLDSVLANYDVNPNPVLVIGGGTVGEAAVRSLRKKNVPVHLVERDSSRCKLLRELCDQVYCGDASDYSLLKEAGIDQAPSVLLTTNDDAVNIYLTSYCRRLNDELRIVSRITHGRNLEAMYRAGADFVLSYATLGVDAITSILRGKKLIVLGEGVDLFARQVPPSLRGKTLAESGIGAMTGMSVVALKRDDETISRFSPSIELEEGMEILLIGSSEQAQRFNELYG from the coding sequence ATGAAGACGATTAGCACCCAGTTATCTCACTTCTTGGAGAATAAGGAGCTGAGGCGAAACCTGCCGCTGTTGATGAAGTTCATCGGGCTGCTCGTGGTCGTCATCATCGTGTTCACGGTGTTGTTCCACTTCATCATGCTGTACGTCGAGGGTGAAGAGCACTCCTGGATCACCGGGCTTTATTGGACGCTGACGGTGATGAGCACCCTCGGCTTCGGCGATATCACCTTCCAGTCAGATATCGGCCGCGCGTTCAGCGTGGTGGTGTTGGTGACCGGCATCGTCATGCTGCTCATCGTGCTGCCGTTTGCGTTCATCCGGTTCTTCTATGCGCCGTGGCTCGAGGCCCAGATCCGCACGCGTGCCCCGCGAGAGCTGCCGCCCGACACCCGCGGCCACGTCATCATCTGCGCACGCGACGCCATCTCGCCCCAGCTGACCGAGTGGCTCGAGCGCGAGGACATCCCCTACGTGCTCATCGAGCCGGACCCGACGACTGCCTCGGAGTGGTATATCGAAGGGCTCTCGACACTTATCGGGGAGATCGACAGCCACCAGACCTACACGAACGCGCGGGCAAATGCGGCGCGGCTGGTCGTGGCCAATCACGACGATATCGTCAACACGAATATTACTCTGACGGTGCGCGAGGTCGCCCCGGATGTGCCCATCGCGGCGGTGTCGGCCGACGAGAACGCCGTCGACATCCTCGAGCTCAGCGGCGTGACCCACGTGCTCCCGTTGAAGCGTTGGCTCGGCGAGCAACTCGCCAATCGCATCAACGCCCAGCGCGCGGGGCTGCATCCGCTCGGCGAGTACGGCGACCTCAAGATCGCCGAGCTGCCGGTGCACAACACGCCGCTGGCCGGCAAGACCATCCGCGAGACGCGGCTTCGCGAGGAGACTGGCGTGAGCATCGTGGGTGTGTGGGAGCGCGGTCCGCTGCAGTCGGCCGACCCCAACCGGGAGCTGACCGAGGCGAGCGTGCCCGTGGTCATCGGTGAGGAAGAACAGCTCGAACAACTCGACTCGGTGCTCGCCAACTACGACGTCAACCCCAACCCCGTGCTCGTCATCGGCGGTGGAACCGTCGGCGAGGCGGCGGTGCGCTCGTTGCGAAAAAAGAACGTGCCCGTCCACCTCGTCGAGCGCGACTCGTCGCGCTGCAAGCTGCTGCGCGAGCTGTGCGACCAGGTCTACTGCGGCGACGCTTCCGACTACTCCTTGCTCAAAGAGGCGGGGATCGACCAGGCGCCGTCGGTGCTGCTGACGACCAATGACGACGCGGTCAACATCTACCTGACCTCCTATTGTCGCCGCCTCAACGACGAGCTTCGCATCGTCAGCCGCATCACCCACGGGCGCAACCTGGAGGCGATGTACCGCGCCGGGGCGGACTTCGTGTTGAGCTACGCCACCCTCGGCGTCGACGCGATCACCTCGATCCTTCGCGGCAAGAAGCTCATCGTGCTCGGCGAAGGAGTCGACCTGTTCGCCCGCCAGGTCCCCCCGTCACTGCGGGGAAAGACGCTGGCCGAAAGCGGCATCGGCGCGATGACGGGCATGAGCGTGGTGGCGCTCAAACGCGACGACGAGACGATCTCGCGCTTCTCGCCGAGCATCGAGCTCGAGGAGGGCATGGAAATATTGCTCATCGGCTCGAGCGAGCAGGCCCAGCGGTTCAACGAACTCTACGGGTAG
- a CDS encoding YIP1 family protein — translation MSAPHTFAQRYLGTFLRPGRTFEALSEHRALRSAIGAVLSAAMVYSAFVLWMYATGHQPSFTGNPIPAEHYYLWQAIFLPPWLLVAWAAYASAAHGLSRLFGSTATWPATAAPLGFALAVPLTWSYLIPEMLVFGLAGHGALVTAMRITGPLTLIWWSVLTWKALRSTHEQSRLASAAITFVALLALIAVTAVLVR, via the coding sequence GTGTCCGCCCCCCATACTTTCGCCCAACGCTACCTCGGCACATTTCTGCGCCCCGGCCGCACCTTCGAGGCGCTGAGTGAGCACCGCGCGCTGCGCTCGGCCATCGGTGCCGTCCTGTCGGCGGCGATGGTCTACAGCGCCTTCGTGCTGTGGATGTACGCCACCGGCCACCAGCCGTCGTTCACCGGCAACCCCATCCCAGCCGAACACTATTATCTGTGGCAGGCCATCTTCTTGCCGCCCTGGCTTCTGGTCGCCTGGGCGGCGTACGCCTCGGCCGCCCACGGCCTGTCGCGCCTCTTCGGCTCGACGGCTACGTGGCCGGCGACCGCCGCCCCGCTCGGCTTCGCGCTGGCCGTCCCGCTGACCTGGAGCTACCTCATCCCCGAAATGCTCGTCTTCGGCCTCGCCGGCCACGGCGCGCTCGTCACGGCCATGCGCATCACAGGCCCGCTGACCTTGATCTGGTGGAGCGTGCTGACCTGGAAGGCGCTGCGCTCGACCCACGAACAGTCGCGTCTTGCGAGCGCGGCCATCACCTTCGTGGCGCTCCTCGCGCTCATCGCGGTGACGGCGGTATTGGTGCGCTAG
- a CDS encoding YaeQ family protein translates to MALSATMYRFEINLSDVERGVYETLELRPAQHPSESDAYLVTRVLAMALEYRDDLAFGRGISTPEDPGLSAPNQMGGIDLWIEIGHPSGDLLHKVTKQADQVVVYTHKSPEPLVAELESGDVYRGDEVTVVAFDPAFIDAVAAALTRNSKWDVLRNEGVVYVTVGDETFQTTPTVFQERRGG, encoded by the coding sequence ATGGCGTTGTCTGCCACGATGTACCGCTTCGAAATCAACCTCTCCGATGTCGAGCGCGGGGTGTACGAGACTTTGGAGTTGCGCCCGGCGCAGCACCCGTCGGAATCCGACGCCTATCTGGTCACGCGCGTCTTGGCGATGGCCTTGGAATACCGTGACGATCTGGCTTTCGGGCGCGGAATCTCGACTCCGGAGGATCCGGGGTTGTCTGCCCCAAACCAGATGGGAGGCATCGACCTGTGGATCGAGATCGGCCATCCCTCCGGCGACCTGCTGCACAAAGTGACCAAGCAAGCGGACCAAGTGGTCGTTTATACCCACAAGAGCCCCGAGCCACTGGTTGCCGAGTTGGAGTCGGGCGACGTGTACCGGGGCGACGAGGTCACCGTGGTCGCCTTCGACCCGGCGTTTATCGACGCAGTCGCCGCCGCGCTGACGCGCAACAGCAAGTGGGACGTGCTGCGCAATGAGGGCGTCGTCTACGTCACCGTCGGTGACGAGACCTTCCAAACAACGCCCACGGTGTTTCAGGAGCGCCGCGGCGGGTAA
- a CDS encoding serine/threonine-protein kinase: MAIPTDIDCGPFQLLEPIGAGGMGEVYLARHANGERAAVKLLTKDRARDERYRVAFRREIYALAQLDHPSIATIYDFGFVDEPNTESNKTPNVAMSTGMPWFAMEYVDGVTVRRASRRWEWPDFRDFALALLDALAHAHARRVLHRDLKPSNVLVRAGESPGDIALVDFGIAELFRVDRDREAQQRAETTYGTPKYMAPEQILAKPHRQGPWTDLYATGCLLWVVACGSAAHRGPSSREILHAHLSGRLAPFLPRFAAPDGLEAWLRWLLQTPPNRRPQRAADARRALLALQDRAFDDMTLDNSPSRGGAPSPLRAQADLPIPSSEVDQTLVDLEVDRTVVEPEGAPTEMLEWAADAKLAASRDEFSSPTQAPTVPPSWRDDETRQRRPAAPMGMNLFGLRKLPFVDRVDERRCLWEALRQAAGQQRPQAVLVHGAAGCGKSRLIDWLAERAHETGAAEPIQVTHSRPSAPADGLASALVRWFQCSGLEWSEAMERMAEELGHLGFDSQERLIDAAGLLHLAGSVEPPDDAASFGFYGANESNRALARIVGALARRRPVVLWLDDVLRDARTVSFVRHLCSEAQHVEAPVLVVMTSRDDELDETPELADELRELCASTLQVTPLAREDHAELIRCMLPFEETLVERLADGTEGHPLFAVQIVRDWVEQGQVAQDHVGQDHVAQDHVGQNHVTKAAGRVRFVGDLDEAVPADLHRLWRRRIERLLRDRNRRGDDGLQALELAATLGKSVDHREWDAVCADAGWNVPVYLVDRMIEAGLAAPREAGWTFAHGLLAESLRRIAAEAGRLEDHHRRCARMLEGLYDERNELAAERRAEHWVEAGRPLNAYEPLRRAAGAAAGRGDFARELAMLERQVEVLDAAGAADDDWRRAENWVTRAAALLNHGKPDDSRTLTERAHAWTQNHTGPKAKEIEAATLAQFAGLANTRGEYRDALEFVLRAERLVEELDDDKLLAGCLRKRGFYLWQLNEYERAREVFTRGRELLEAAGAHRAALQCDWNIAWCWFEEGEYERVREITEYLLREARATRNRGLEGSGYNLLGELARVEGDWDEAVRCYEEAAARWRRNGSRSAVIARFNVALAAIGARQWDVVERECKVLWTRLAEQGYVSRRPQVSLCLAIAAAARGDDDGWHRHIEAAEQGIDTYDYRTRDFPWIAQQGAAICVERGHPARAQKLAELEARLWRELE; encoded by the coding sequence ATGGCGATTCCTACGGACATCGATTGCGGCCCATTTCAACTGCTCGAGCCCATCGGGGCGGGCGGCATGGGCGAGGTCTATTTGGCCCGGCATGCCAACGGCGAACGGGCGGCGGTCAAGTTGTTGACCAAGGACCGGGCGCGCGACGAGCGGTATCGCGTGGCGTTCCGCCGCGAGATCTACGCGCTCGCCCAGCTCGACCATCCGAGTATTGCGACCATCTACGATTTTGGGTTTGTCGACGAGCCGAACACCGAATCGAACAAGACGCCGAATGTGGCGATGAGCACGGGCATGCCCTGGTTTGCCATGGAGTATGTCGACGGAGTGACCGTGCGTCGGGCGTCGCGCCGGTGGGAGTGGCCCGACTTTCGCGACTTCGCCCTGGCGCTTCTGGACGCGCTCGCTCACGCCCACGCTCGCCGCGTACTGCACCGCGACCTCAAGCCCTCCAACGTGTTGGTGCGCGCTGGTGAGTCGCCCGGCGACATCGCGCTCGTCGACTTTGGCATCGCCGAGTTGTTTCGGGTCGACCGCGACCGTGAGGCGCAGCAACGCGCCGAGACGACCTACGGTACCCCCAAGTACATGGCCCCCGAGCAAATCTTGGCCAAGCCCCACCGCCAGGGGCCGTGGACCGACCTGTACGCGACCGGCTGTCTGTTGTGGGTCGTCGCCTGCGGGTCGGCGGCGCACCGAGGGCCGTCGAGCCGCGAGATCTTGCACGCGCACCTGTCGGGCCGGCTCGCACCGTTTTTGCCGCGGTTTGCGGCCCCCGACGGCCTGGAGGCGTGGCTGCGTTGGTTGCTGCAGACGCCGCCCAACAGGCGGCCGCAACGGGCGGCCGATGCGCGCCGCGCGCTTCTTGCTCTCCAAGATAGGGCTTTCGATGACATGACTCTCGACAACAGCCCGTCCCGAGGCGGGGCCCCTTCGCCTTTGCGAGCACAGGCCGACCTCCCCATCCCGTCGAGCGAGGTCGACCAGACCCTCGTCGACCTCGAGGTCGACCGGACAGTCGTCGAGCCCGAGGGAGCGCCCACCGAGATGCTCGAGTGGGCCGCGGACGCCAAGCTCGCCGCGTCGCGCGACGAATTCTCGAGTCCCACCCAGGCGCCGACCGTCCCGCCGAGCTGGCGCGACGACGAGACGCGCCAAAGACGGCCCGCGGCCCCGATGGGGATGAACCTGTTCGGGCTGCGCAAGTTGCCGTTCGTCGACCGGGTCGACGAGCGCCGATGCCTGTGGGAGGCGCTGCGGCAGGCTGCTGGGCAGCAGCGGCCGCAGGCTGTGCTCGTGCACGGGGCGGCCGGCTGCGGCAAGAGCAGGCTCATCGACTGGCTCGCCGAGCGCGCCCACGAGACCGGGGCGGCCGAGCCGATTCAGGTGACCCACTCGCGGCCGAGCGCCCCGGCCGACGGGCTCGCCTCGGCGCTGGTGCGCTGGTTTCAGTGCTCGGGGCTCGAGTGGTCCGAAGCCATGGAGCGCATGGCCGAGGAGCTCGGTCATTTGGGCTTCGACAGCCAGGAGCGCCTCATCGACGCCGCCGGGCTGCTCCATCTGGCCGGGTCGGTCGAGCCGCCCGACGACGCCGCGTCGTTCGGGTTCTACGGGGCCAACGAGAGCAACCGGGCGCTCGCCCGCATCGTCGGCGCCCTGGCGCGGCGACGTCCGGTGGTGTTGTGGCTCGACGACGTGCTGCGCGACGCGCGCACCGTGTCGTTCGTGCGCCACCTGTGCAGCGAGGCGCAGCACGTGGAGGCGCCGGTGCTCGTGGTGATGACCAGCCGCGACGACGAACTCGACGAAACCCCCGAGCTCGCCGACGAGCTGCGCGAGCTGTGCGCCTCGACGCTGCAGGTCACCCCGCTCGCCCGCGAAGATCACGCCGAGCTCATCCGCTGCATGCTCCCGTTCGAGGAGACGTTGGTCGAGAGGTTGGCCGACGGCACCGAGGGGCACCCGCTCTTCGCCGTGCAGATCGTGCGCGATTGGGTCGAGCAGGGGCAGGTCGCCCAAGATCATGTCGGCCAGGATCATGTCGCCCAAGATCATGTCGGCCAGAATCATGTCACGAAGGCGGCGGGGCGCGTTCGGTTTGTGGGCGACCTCGACGAGGCCGTGCCCGCCGACCTGCACCGGCTGTGGCGACGCCGCATCGAGCGGCTGCTTCGCGACCGGAACCGCCGGGGCGACGACGGGCTGCAGGCGCTCGAGTTGGCGGCGACGTTGGGCAAGTCGGTCGACCATCGCGAGTGGGACGCGGTCTGCGCCGACGCGGGTTGGAACGTGCCGGTCTACCTGGTCGACCGCATGATCGAGGCCGGCCTGGCCGCCCCCCGCGAGGCGGGCTGGACCTTCGCGCACGGCCTGCTCGCCGAGAGCCTGCGACGCATCGCCGCCGAGGCGGGAAGGCTCGAAGACCACCACCGCCGCTGCGCGCGGATGCTCGAAGGGCTATACGACGAGCGCAACGAGCTGGCCGCCGAGCGCCGCGCCGAACACTGGGTCGAGGCCGGACGCCCGCTGAACGCCTACGAGCCCCTGCGCCGAGCCGCCGGGGCGGCCGCCGGGCGCGGCGACTTCGCCCGCGAGCTCGCCATGCTCGAGCGTCAGGTCGAGGTGCTCGACGCCGCCGGCGCCGCCGACGACGACTGGCGTCGCGCCGAAAACTGGGTGACCCGCGCGGCCGCGCTCCTCAACCACGGCAAGCCCGACGACAGCCGCACGCTCACCGAGCGAGCCCACGCATGGACTCAGAACCACACCGGGCCCAAGGCCAAGGAGATCGAGGCGGCGACTCTGGCGCAATTCGCCGGCTTGGCCAACACGCGCGGCGAATATCGAGACGCCCTCGAGTTCGTCCTGCGCGCCGAACGGCTCGTCGAGGAGCTCGACGACGACAAGCTCTTGGCCGGCTGTCTGCGCAAGCGCGGCTTCTACCTGTGGCAGCTCAACGAGTACGAACGCGCCCGCGAGGTCTTCACCCGCGGCCGCGAGCTTCTGGAGGCCGCCGGCGCGCATCGCGCAGCGCTCCAATGCGACTGGAATATCGCCTGGTGTTGGTTCGAGGAGGGCGAATACGAGCGGGTACGCGAGATCACCGAGTATTTGCTGCGCGAGGCGAGGGCGACGCGCAATCGCGGGCTCGAGGGCTCGGGCTATAATCTGCTCGGCGAGTTGGCGCGGGTCGAGGGCGATTGGGACGAGGCCGTGCGCTGCTACGAAGAGGCGGCCGCACGCTGGCGACGCAACGGCTCGCGCTCGGCGGTCATCGCCCGGTTCAACGTCGCCCTGGCCGCCATCGGCGCGCGGCAATGGGACGTCGTCGAGCGCGAATGCAAAGTCCTGTGGACGCGCCTCGCCGAGCAGGGCTACGTCTCGCGCCGCCCGCAGGTCTCGCTGTGCCTCGCCATCGCGGCCGCCGCACGCGGCGACGACGACGGCTGGCACCGCCATATCGAGGCCGCCGAGCAGGGCATCGACACCTACGACTATCGCACCCGCGACTTCCCCTGGATTGCCCAGCAAGGAGCCGCAATCTGTGTCGAAAGGGGCCATCCCGCCCGCGCCCAAAAGCTCGCCGAGCTCGAGGCGAGGCTCTGGCGAGAGCTCGAATAA